One Sanguibacter sp. HDW7 DNA window includes the following coding sequences:
- a CDS encoding helix-turn-helix domain-containing protein, translating to MPTDKEPPRYYTIDEAAELMRIHPKTLAKIARRGEIKCVRTSRAKTAKRLFTAQDIEDYFTRVSRGRG from the coding sequence ATGCCCACCGACAAGGAGCCACCCCGCTACTACACGATCGACGAAGCCGCGGAGCTCATGCGGATCCACCCCAAGACGCTCGCGAAGATCGCCCGCCGCGGCGAGATCAAGTGCGTCCGCACCTCCCGCGCCAAGACCGCCAAGCGCCTCTTCACGGCGCAGGACATCGAGGACTACTTCACGCGCGTCAGCCGCGGTCGCGGCTAG
- a CDS encoding NYN domain-containing protein — protein MGAKRVAVFFDWQNVYMRARESFHSAHGPAVEGQVDPVDLAHILLKKTGERNECEVALDAIHIYRGRPGQKQDERAFSAYRRQTSQWAQNRLVSLHARDLRYPYGWGTDACVDRPREKGVDVALAIDVVTMGRDEKYDIGIVMSADYDLVPALDYMVRRHEVDASRPTVEVAAWKGESDGRPLRIRLQGKPLWCHWLGSSDYWGAVDETDYALPADAPRRVGPPKPGMWLKR, from the coding sequence GTGGGAGCGAAGCGAGTCGCCGTCTTCTTTGACTGGCAGAACGTGTACATGCGGGCCAGGGAGTCGTTCCACTCAGCGCACGGACCAGCTGTCGAAGGCCAAGTTGACCCAGTGGACTTGGCTCACATCCTGTTGAAGAAGACTGGAGAGCGTAACGAGTGCGAAGTTGCACTTGACGCGATTCACATCTATCGAGGGCGGCCTGGACAGAAGCAAGACGAGCGAGCGTTCTCGGCGTATCGCCGACAGACCTCCCAATGGGCGCAGAACCGGCTCGTGTCGCTTCATGCCCGCGACTTGAGGTACCCCTATGGCTGGGGCACTGACGCATGCGTCGACAGGCCGCGTGAGAAGGGCGTCGACGTTGCACTAGCGATCGATGTCGTGACGATGGGGCGTGACGAGAAGTACGACATCGGCATCGTGATGTCGGCTGACTACGATCTCGTCCCGGCGCTCGACTACATGGTCAGGCGCCATGAGGTAGATGCGAGCAGGCCCACTGTCGAGGTCGCGGCTTGGAAGGGCGAGTCTGACGGGCGGCCGCTCCGGATCCGGCTCCAGGGCAAGCCGCTCTGGTGCCACTGGCTCGGGTCCAGCGACTACTGGGGCGCTGTAGATGAGACTGACTATGCGCTGCCTGCCGACGCTCCGCGACGCGTCGGTCCACCGAAGCCGGGGATGTGGCTCAAGCGGTAG
- a CDS encoding AlpA family transcriptional regulator produces the protein MEQLLSMSEVAEVIGISKATLRTWRTHGRGPVGFKVGGRRVMYRRTAVEAWLAEQEAATASNSSRPTH, from the coding sequence ATGGAACAGCTGCTCTCGATGTCAGAGGTCGCCGAGGTCATCGGAATCTCGAAGGCAACCCTCCGGACCTGGCGAACGCACGGACGAGGGCCTGTCGGCTTCAAGGTCGGAGGCAGGCGCGTCATGTACCGCAGAACTGCCGTCGAGGCCTGGCTAGCCGAGCAGGAGGCCGCGACCGCCTCCAACAGCTCCCGCCCCACGCACTAG
- the map gene encoding type I methionyl aminopeptidase — protein sequence MIELRTPAEIDEMREAGRIVAQALKAVEEAAVVGMSLLELDKVAKDVIFGAGATSPFLDYHPDWAPTPFPGVICASVNDAVVHGIPNDLRIADGDLVSIDCGAILKGWAADSATSFVVGTPRQEDLDLIATTRAALDAGIAAAQVGGRLGDISAAIGRVARKAKVGNLEDHGGHGIGREMHGEPFIANEGRARKGMELKAGLVIALEPMFIHGGSGRYTYGDDGWTLYSRSRQRAAHVEHTIALTDEGPRILTAL from the coding sequence ATGATCGAGCTGCGTACACCTGCCGAGATCGACGAGATGCGGGAGGCCGGACGCATCGTCGCCCAGGCCCTCAAGGCGGTCGAGGAGGCCGCCGTCGTCGGGATGTCCCTCCTCGAGCTCGACAAGGTCGCCAAGGACGTCATCTTCGGCGCAGGTGCGACCTCGCCGTTCCTCGACTACCACCCCGACTGGGCACCCACCCCGTTCCCGGGCGTCATCTGCGCGTCAGTCAACGACGCGGTCGTCCACGGCATCCCGAACGACCTGCGCATCGCCGACGGTGACCTCGTGTCGATCGACTGCGGCGCCATCCTCAAGGGCTGGGCCGCGGACTCGGCGACGAGCTTCGTCGTCGGCACGCCCCGCCAGGAGGACCTCGACCTCATCGCGACGACGCGCGCCGCCCTCGACGCGGGCATCGCGGCCGCGCAGGTCGGCGGGCGCCTCGGCGACATCTCCGCCGCGATCGGCCGGGTCGCACGCAAGGCGAAGGTCGGCAACCTCGAGGACCACGGCGGCCACGGCATCGGCCGCGAGATGCACGGCGAGCCGTTCATCGCCAACGAGGGCCGCGCCCGCAAGGGCATGGAGCTCAAGGCGGGACTCGTCATCGCCCTCGAGCCGATGTTCATCCACGGCGGCTCGGGCCGCTACACGTACGGCGACGACGGCTGGACGCTCTACTCGCGCTCGCGCCAGCGTGCCGCGCACGTCGAGCACACGATCGCGCTCACCGACGAGGGACCGCGCATCCTCACGGCGCTCTGA
- a CDS encoding helix-turn-helix domain-containing protein, with the protein MTTDERPRQDKRDALIGANIAKFRRLAGMSQAALAEKLEERGLPLAQSAIAKVELGKRSLRATEAVEIAAILGTDLNALFGSPLEEAITRLRRLEAEAGRTVERATEDMNRAKEGYTTLWEIKRAVDGETVNWGPSPEFGGPNAFRMLKWPEISAILSELGVPTAQISRLERSFRAPKSRGDTFMRALWNALHAAVPTLVSEPE; encoded by the coding sequence GTGACCACCGACGAGCGACCTCGCCAGGACAAGCGGGACGCACTCATCGGCGCGAACATCGCGAAGTTCCGACGCCTTGCGGGCATGTCTCAAGCGGCGCTCGCAGAGAAGCTCGAGGAGCGCGGCCTTCCTCTCGCACAGTCGGCAATCGCGAAGGTCGAGCTAGGGAAGCGGTCACTTCGCGCCACGGAGGCGGTCGAGATCGCGGCCATCCTCGGGACAGATCTCAATGCGCTCTTCGGTTCACCGCTCGAGGAAGCGATCACTCGATTGCGGCGCCTCGAGGCCGAAGCCGGGAGGACCGTCGAGCGTGCAACCGAGGACATGAACCGCGCCAAGGAGGGTTACACGACCCTCTGGGAAATCAAGCGTGCGGTCGACGGCGAGACCGTGAACTGGGGTCCATCCCCCGAGTTCGGAGGGCCCAACGCGTTCCGGATGCTGAAGTGGCCGGAGATTTCAGCGATCCTCTCAGAACTTGGTGTTCCAACTGCCCAGATCTCCCGCCTCGAACGTTCGTTCAGGGCGCCGAAGTCTCGAGGCGACACGTTCATGCGCGCCCTCTGGAACGCGCTGCACGCTGCAGTACCCACCCTCGTGTCCGAACCGGAGTAG
- the rarD gene encoding EamA family transporter RarD, producing MATSTSPAPTPSAQPRGLDRTGLALGLGTYLLWGSFPIYFKLFTRTDAVELVAQRVVWGLVVCLLLLVVARRWRAFVDVWRRPRQVAILATAALLVGGNWLIYVWGVQNGHVVDASLGYYVNPLLTVLLAVVLLRERLTVPQWWAIGVGAAAVLVVSFGGHGVPWLALSLALTFGLYGLLKKQLGTSVDALAGLGVETAVLAPLGLGYLLWLGPDGSTTGGGAGYVVLLATLGVATVVPLVMFSAAAQRLPLSIVGLLQYVTPTLQLGLGVLLYDEPMSPARWAGFALVWVALTILTVDAVRSLRRPRDRGPRG from the coding sequence ATCGCCACGTCCACGTCACCCGCTCCGACACCGTCAGCGCAGCCCCGCGGGCTCGACCGCACCGGGCTCGCCCTCGGCCTGGGCACCTACCTCCTGTGGGGCTCGTTCCCCATCTACTTCAAGCTCTTCACGCGCACGGACGCGGTCGAGCTCGTCGCGCAGCGCGTCGTGTGGGGGCTCGTCGTCTGCCTGCTCCTCCTCGTCGTCGCACGCCGCTGGCGAGCGTTCGTCGATGTGTGGCGACGGCCCCGGCAGGTGGCGATCCTGGCGACGGCGGCACTCCTCGTCGGTGGCAACTGGCTCATCTACGTGTGGGGCGTGCAGAACGGGCACGTCGTCGACGCGTCGCTCGGCTACTACGTCAACCCGCTGCTCACGGTGCTGCTCGCCGTCGTGCTGCTGCGCGAGCGCCTCACGGTGCCGCAGTGGTGGGCGATCGGCGTCGGCGCGGCCGCGGTCCTCGTCGTGTCGTTCGGGGGTCACGGCGTGCCGTGGCTCGCTCTCTCGCTCGCACTGACCTTCGGGCTCTACGGCCTGCTGAAGAAGCAGCTCGGCACGTCGGTCGACGCCCTCGCAGGGCTCGGTGTCGAGACGGCGGTCCTCGCACCCCTCGGCCTCGGGTACCTGCTGTGGCTCGGCCCCGACGGGTCGACGACCGGCGGCGGCGCAGGCTACGTCGTGCTTCTGGCGACGCTCGGCGTCGCGACCGTCGTCCCCCTCGTGATGTTCTCCGCCGCCGCACAGCGGCTGCCCCTCAGCATCGTCGGGCTCCTGCAGTACGTCACGCCGACGCTCCAGCTGGGGCTCGGCGTGCTGCTGTACGACGAGCCGATGAGCCCCGCGCGCTGGGCCGGGTTCGCGCTCGTGTGGGTCGCGCTGACGATCCTCACCGTCGACGCTGTCCGGTCGCTGCGCCGCCCGCGCGACCGCGGGCCTCGCGGCTAG
- a CDS encoding DUF3995 domain-containing protein gives MTVPPATAATATVLGAVGALHVLWATGSTFPLADREEFSATFLGVDGLGSPGPAACLAVAGALSATACAAVVGSQASQVSGVGWLARLGARTAAGVLAARAVAGVAVSGLGLRETTPRFRRLDLAVYSPLCASLAVGLARSARTARPTS, from the coding sequence ATGACGGTCCCCCCGGCGACGGCCGCCACGGCGACCGTCCTCGGTGCCGTCGGCGCGCTGCACGTGCTGTGGGCGACCGGTTCGACGTTCCCGCTCGCCGACCGCGAGGAGTTCTCGGCGACGTTCCTCGGCGTCGACGGCCTCGGAAGCCCCGGCCCTGCGGCGTGCCTCGCGGTCGCGGGCGCCCTCTCCGCGACGGCGTGCGCGGCGGTCGTGGGCTCGCAGGCGAGCCAGGTGTCGGGCGTCGGGTGGCTCGCGCGCCTCGGCGCCCGCACTGCGGCAGGTGTGCTCGCGGCACGCGCGGTCGCTGGCGTCGCGGTCTCGGGCCTCGGCCTGCGCGAGACGACCCCGCGCTTCAGGAGGCTCGACCTCGCCGTGTACTCGCCGCTGTGCGCCTCGCTCGCGGTGGGGCTCGCGCGCAGCGCACGCACCGCCCGCCCAACCTCGTGA
- a CDS encoding HipA family kinase, with amino-acid sequence MTAHRPGLRVTLRGEPEITGTTDAVWGQAEVLIKKDCTESPNLVVNEFVANRLAQAIGLPVPAGDIWFDDDMTRHWVIAAVRDRGKTLPPSLIQDVALVDDDLRAQMYCFDALISNIDRHEDNILVDSKGNAWLIDHDQALFGNIPRETRAEGLLSTSDRPFTDPGHLWSGPAAPSPAAVLGAIRQFQLLPRQALTAPSRDAHARGLITDIERRALDRYLSHRQGNIRSLLDPNRTRAAAPTPTEGDLLSSLAPQPEGESRD; translated from the coding sequence ATGACGGCTCATCGCCCTGGTCTCCGGGTCACGCTCCGCGGCGAACCCGAGATCACCGGCACGACAGACGCGGTCTGGGGTCAGGCTGAGGTCCTAATCAAGAAGGACTGCACTGAGTCGCCCAACCTCGTCGTCAACGAGTTCGTCGCCAACCGGCTTGCCCAGGCTATCGGCCTACCCGTGCCCGCAGGTGACATCTGGTTCGACGACGACATGACACGCCACTGGGTCATCGCAGCCGTCCGTGACCGAGGCAAGACACTGCCCCCGTCCCTGATCCAGGACGTCGCGTTAGTCGACGACGACCTTAGGGCGCAGATGTACTGCTTCGACGCACTCATCAGCAACATCGACCGGCACGAAGACAACATCCTCGTCGATTCGAAGGGGAACGCCTGGCTCATCGACCACGACCAAGCACTATTCGGGAACATCCCCCGGGAGACTCGTGCGGAAGGTCTCCTAAGTACCAGCGACCGCCCGTTCACAGACCCCGGTCACCTGTGGAGCGGGCCCGCCGCACCCTCACCGGCGGCCGTGCTCGGCGCCATACGGCAGTTCCAGCTCCTCCCAAGGCAGGCGCTCACAGCGCCCAGCCGTGACGCACACGCACGTGGACTCATCACCGACATCGAGCGCCGAGCGCTGGACAGGTACCTGTCACACCGGCAAGGCAACATAAGGAGCCTCCTCGACCCGAACCGCACCCGGGCCGCAGCGCCCACCCCCACTGAGGGAGACCTCTTGAGCTCTCTCGCACCACAACCGGAAGGAGAGTCCCGTGATTGA
- a CDS encoding helix-turn-helix transcriptional regulator, translated as MSALMNEVATIKRLPPPTMRRAIREGAGVSRARLARELGVTANAVGFWEDGRTPSVQHLKAYCDLLDALKEAAA; from the coding sequence GTGTCAGCACTCATGAACGAAGTCGCGACCATCAAGCGACTTCCCCCGCCCACCATGCGACGAGCGATCCGCGAGGGAGCCGGCGTCTCTCGCGCCCGACTCGCACGAGAGCTCGGCGTTACCGCGAACGCCGTCGGCTTCTGGGAAGACGGACGCACCCCGTCCGTCCAGCACCTCAAGGCCTACTGCGACCTCCTCGACGCACTCAAGGAGGCCGCAGCATGA
- a CDS encoding tyrosine-type recombinase/integrase: protein MSGSVRRVCACRDPHTGKQYGIRCPQLTNPHHGTWQYVTSLPAVHGKRRQARKGGFATKREAQAALAALVGQVASGDYRDDQKQTLATYLQSWITRQVEDGLRPSTERGYRSYINNDITPALGHVRLGQLTPTHVDSFIRQMRRDGRGTTTIRRIHAVLRSALSDAKRRRLVAYNAAVDVEIPTDNAAHVSPWEPHELAAFLDAASRDRLGALYEVLAFTGLRRGEACALRWTDIDLERGVIVVRSNLVSVAGKAVEGAPKTRKGERRVDIGDRTIGALMSHRLVQQREMDYLASGWMGTTDRVFTKPDGSDLSPDQVSRVFARIIDRVRFPEDADKPDEQRRRLRVVRLHDLRHGAASMALAAGFDIATVSKRLGHSTIAITADTYSHLIGGVGRRMADAVESLLPASADQPVRRV from the coding sequence TTGAGCGGGTCCGTGCGGCGCGTCTGCGCATGCCGCGACCCCCACACCGGCAAGCAGTACGGCATCCGCTGCCCCCAGCTCACCAACCCCCACCACGGCACCTGGCAGTACGTCACCTCACTCCCCGCCGTCCACGGCAAGCGACGCCAAGCCCGCAAGGGCGGCTTCGCCACCAAGCGCGAAGCACAAGCCGCACTCGCCGCACTCGTCGGCCAAGTCGCCTCAGGTGACTACCGCGACGACCAGAAGCAGACCCTCGCCACCTACTTGCAGTCGTGGATCACCCGCCAGGTCGAGGACGGACTCAGGCCCTCCACCGAACGCGGCTACCGCTCCTACATCAACAACGACATCACCCCCGCGCTCGGGCACGTCCGCCTCGGCCAGCTCACGCCCACGCACGTCGACTCGTTCATCCGGCAGATGCGCCGCGACGGTCGCGGCACCACCACCATCCGCCGCATCCACGCCGTCCTGCGCTCAGCCCTGTCCGACGCGAAACGGCGCCGGCTCGTCGCCTACAACGCGGCCGTCGACGTCGAGATCCCCACAGACAACGCCGCGCACGTCTCCCCGTGGGAGCCGCACGAGCTCGCAGCGTTCCTCGATGCCGCGTCACGCGACCGACTCGGAGCGCTCTATGAAGTCCTCGCGTTCACCGGCCTACGCCGCGGCGAGGCGTGCGCGCTGCGCTGGACGGACATCGACCTCGAACGTGGCGTCATCGTCGTCCGCTCCAACCTCGTGTCCGTCGCCGGCAAGGCCGTCGAGGGTGCCCCGAAGACCCGCAAGGGTGAACGTCGTGTCGACATCGGCGACCGCACCATCGGCGCTCTCATGAGTCACCGGCTCGTCCAGCAGCGTGAGATGGACTACCTCGCGTCGGGGTGGATGGGCACCACGGACCGGGTGTTCACGAAGCCCGACGGCTCCGACCTCTCCCCCGACCAGGTGTCGCGGGTGTTCGCGCGGATCATCGACCGCGTCCGCTTCCCCGAGGACGCCGACAAGCCAGACGAGCAGAGACGCCGACTGCGCGTCGTCCGGCTCCACGACCTTCGCCACGGCGCCGCGTCCATGGCCCTCGCCGCCGGCTTCGACATCGCGACCGTCTCCAAGCGCCTCGGGCACTCGACGATCGCCATCACGGCGGACACCTACAGCCACCTCATCGGAGGCGTCGGGCGTCGCATGGCAGACGCCGTGGAGAGCCTCCTGCCGGCGTCGGCGGATCAGCCCGTCCGCAGAGTGTGA
- a CDS encoding AlpA family transcriptional regulator encodes MTAASTRRLPAITDDELRALPPLVEVDTVARALRCSTSTVYAMAREGTFPFEVLTFGKSRRWRRNDLLEYLGLDPIRTAA; translated from the coding sequence ATGACCGCCGCGAGCACTCGGCGGCTGCCGGCCATCACCGACGACGAGCTCCGCGCACTCCCGCCGCTCGTCGAGGTCGACACCGTCGCCCGCGCACTCAGGTGCTCGACCTCCACGGTCTACGCCATGGCCCGCGAGGGCACGTTCCCGTTCGAGGTCCTCACATTCGGCAAATCTCGACGATGGCGCAGGAACGACCTCCTCGAGTACCTGGGCCTCGACCCGATCCGCACCGCAGCCTGA
- a CDS encoding YajQ family cyclic di-GMP-binding protein codes for MADSSMDIVSKVDRQEVDNALNQSIKEIGQRYDFKNVGASIAWSGEKIVMIANSEERVLAVLDVFQTKLIKRGISLKAIDTGDKGPQASGKEYRLEATLKEGLAGENAKKVTKIIREEGPKGVKTQITGDEVRATSKSRDDLQAVQALLKGADLDFAVQFTNYR; via the coding sequence GTGGCCGACTCCTCCATGGACATCGTCAGCAAGGTCGACCGCCAGGAGGTCGACAACGCGCTCAACCAGTCGATCAAGGAGATCGGGCAGCGCTACGACTTCAAGAACGTCGGCGCCTCGATCGCCTGGTCGGGCGAGAAGATCGTCATGATCGCCAACTCCGAGGAGCGCGTCCTCGCCGTCCTCGACGTCTTCCAGACCAAGCTCATCAAGCGCGGCATCTCCCTCAAGGCCATCGACACGGGCGACAAGGGCCCGCAGGCCTCCGGCAAGGAGTACCGCCTCGAGGCGACCCTCAAGGAGGGCCTCGCCGGCGAGAACGCCAAGAAGGTCACGAAGATCATCCGCGAGGAAGGCCCCAAGGGCGTCAAGACGCAGATCACGGGCGACGAGGTGCGTGCCACGTCGAAGTCGCGCGACGACCTCCAGGCCGTGCAGGCGCTCCTCAAGGGTGCTGACCTCGACTTCGCGGTCCAGTTCACGAACTACCGCTGA
- a CDS encoding HAD family hydrolase, whose amino-acid sequence MRRVPRVVATDLDGTLLRSDYADSPRTREVLRGLDDAGVHVVFVTARPPRWLPVLADLAGGHGTAVVLNGAAVYDFASGALEHVHAFERAAAAAIVDDLRTAIPGLAFVLERMDGPVFDPGFVSTHPVPDDARRVDVSSTLRDGDDPRDTGPGAAVGKILARHANLGHDELYARVADIVGERAVLAYSGAAALAELTAPGVTKAAGLARWCAAHDVAPSDVWAFGDMPNDLPMLAWAGRGIAVANAHPDVLAAADDRTTSNDDDGVAVYLERILG is encoded by the coding sequence GTGAGGCGTGTACCCCGCGTCGTCGCGACGGATCTTGACGGGACGCTGCTGCGCTCCGACTACGCGGACTCTCCGCGCACGCGGGAGGTCCTGCGCGGTCTCGACGACGCGGGGGTGCACGTCGTCTTCGTCACGGCGCGCCCGCCGCGCTGGCTGCCCGTGCTCGCAGACCTTGCGGGCGGGCACGGCACGGCCGTCGTCCTCAACGGGGCGGCCGTGTACGACTTCGCGTCGGGTGCGCTCGAGCACGTGCACGCGTTCGAGCGCGCGGCCGCAGCCGCGATCGTCGACGACCTGCGGACGGCGATCCCGGGACTCGCGTTCGTGCTCGAACGCATGGACGGTCCGGTCTTCGACCCGGGCTTCGTCAGCACTCATCCCGTGCCCGACGACGCCCGCCGCGTCGACGTCTCCTCGACGCTCCGCGACGGCGACGACCCGCGTGACACGGGGCCGGGCGCGGCCGTCGGGAAGATCCTCGCGCGGCACGCGAACCTGGGTCACGACGAGCTCTACGCGCGCGTCGCCGACATCGTCGGCGAGCGTGCGGTCCTCGCGTACTCGGGCGCGGCAGCCCTCGCCGAGCTCACGGCGCCCGGCGTGACGAAGGCTGCGGGCCTCGCCCGCTGGTGCGCCGCGCACGACGTCGCGCCGAGCGACGTGTGGGCGTTCGGCGACATGCCGAACGACCTGCCGATGCTCGCGTGGGCCGGCCGCGGCATCGCCGTCGCCAACGCGCACCCCGACGTCCTCGCGGCCGCGGACGACCGCACGACCTCGAACGACGACGACGGCGTCGCCGTCTACCTCGAGCGGATCCTCGGGTGA